From the Actinomyces sp. zg-332 genome, the window AAATACAAAAATAATAGTGACTTTGTTACATAAATGAAATATAGTGGGTTTGATAACAGTAAGCCTACATTTTCATAACGATAACAGTGAAACCAAAGCCCTTATACCTAAAGAAAAGTCCATTTGAGCCACTTATAGCAGATTTACAACTACTAATGGGATCCTTGTTATTATCCCTAGGTGTTGTTTTTATTAAGCTAGCTGAAATGCAACCAGCAACCATATCATTTTTACGTTGCTTCATTGCATTACCTTTTCTATTGCTTTTATCAGCATACGAATTTTGGAAAGCACGCAAACATCCTAAACTAGAAAAAACGACAGTTTTCTGGGCTTTTATATCTGGTATAGTAATCGGTGTGCAATACGTAGTTTATGCTGTTTGTGTTGACTATACTGGAGCTGGAATTTCTAGCGTATTAGCCAACTGTCAAATATTCTTCTTCCCAATTTTTGCACTTTTAATCGATAAAGAAAGCATTCCGAAAAGCTTTTGGATTTTGTCACCTCTAATGATTTTCGGTTTAGTTGCATCCACTGGTCTTTTAGGTGGAAAAGTCGACGGAATAACTGACCCTGTATTAGGATTTACAACAGGAATACTAAGCGGTATTACTTACGCAGGATATCTATTCCTAAATAGGCGCTGTACTCGACAAAATCCACACTACGTTATTACTTACAATACTATTGCAACCACTGGTGCTGGCATAACTTCTCTAATTGCTGCTCCATTTATGAAAGACTTTACAACAAATATAACTGTAGAAAACTGGATTTGGACTATATTACTAGCTCTTACTGCTCAAGTGTTAGCTTGGATATTTATAGCACAAGGAAGCCACAGAGTTAGCCCTAACAAAGCTTCTAGTTTACTGATGACTCAACCAATTATTGCTATAGGTTTAGGTATACTTTTCTTATCAGAAACGCTCAACTTGGTACAAACTATAGGTTGCATAGTTGTACTAGTTAGTGTTTGGATAGTAAATAGAACAAGAACTCAGTATAAAAAAACTAATACATAAATAAAAACGATAAGGAAATTAGGTGTTTTTTAAAACGCTTAATAATGCACTAACCTTACAAATATACTATTAGTAATCTAAAAACTAATCTGAACCTTTAGAGCGTGGATACTTATATCGCACCCTAATAGTATTTTAGATACTAATATTTACATCTACATAAAAATAAATACAATTGTTTGTATGTAATATTTCATTATAAGAAATATATCTACACCGTAAAACATTGGAAGAAAAATGGAAAACACTGAATTGACAGAAAAAAATGATGAAGCCTCATTGTTAGCAACAATAGAGCGCAGTAATCAAATTGAAAAAGAAATCGAAAAAAATCCAAAGCAATTTCGAGTACTTACAGGAGACAGACCGACAGGAAACCTACATTTGGGTCACTACTTTGGAACTTTGAAAAATCGTGTTGAAATTCAGAATAAAGGTGTAGATACATGGCTTGTTATAGCTGATTACCAAGTAATTACTGACCGAGATGGTGTAGGACCTTTACGTGATCGAGTACTTTCGCTTTGCGCTGATTACATTGCCTGTGGCATTGATCCATCGAAGTCCACTATTTTTACTCATTCAGCTATCCCTGCACTAAACCAGCTAATGTTGCCTTTCTTATCCTTGGTAACTGAATCAGAATTACACCGCAACCCGACTGTAAAATCTGAGCTGGAAGCTACAAACGGAAGAGCAATGAGTGGCCTAATGCTCACCTATCCAGTACATCAAACTGCTGATATTTTATTCTGCAAAGCTAACTTAGTTCCTGTCGGTAAAGATCAGCTTCCTCACTTAGAACAAGCACGCGTAATCGCTTCACGTTTTGACAAACGTTATGGAAGAGTTGGCGACAAACCTATTTTCCGCAATCCACACGCTCTGCTTTCCAAAGCCTCATCAATTTTGGGCTTAGACGGTCAAAAAATGAGTAAATCACGCGGTAACACCATTGAGCTAGGCATGGATGAAGATACAACTGTAAAACGTCTGAAAAAAGCTGTAACTGACTCTGAACGTTTTATTACTTATGATCCTCTAAATCGCCCAGAAGTATCTAATCTATTGTTAATGGCTGCTCTTGCCTCAAATACTACTCCTGAAAAAATTGCTGAAGAAATTGCAGATGGTGGAGCAGGAAAACTAAAAGCAGTTACAACTGAAGCACTACTTGAAATGCTAAAACCTATACGTGAACGTCGTGCAGAAATAATAGCTGACGAAACATATTTGCTAAATGTAATACGAGAAGGAAATGAAAAAGCTAATGAAGTTGCTAATGAAACTTTGCGTGAAGTAAAGCAAGCAATGAATATGATTTACTAATTCGTAACTTTAGTATTATTCAAGACCGTTATTTACCGAAATGCTATGTAATTTTTACTTAGTATTTCGGTATTTTATTTAATATAAACTTAAATGGTTATATAAATAGTATTCTGAAAAATACATATGTATATGTAATATACAAATGAATATACAGAGTAAAACCAAGTAAAAGTTTAAGAACTAGGTTTTATACAAAACAAATATTGTGTAATAAAAATTTATGTATTTTTCAACTAAAAATCTAAAGTTGCCAAAACTCTACGTGATACAAGCACTTATTTACAAATAAAAACAGTGCCATCTAATCATGAAATAAAGAAAAGAATGGCACTGTCTACGCATTATTATTTTCAGTATATAGTTGCTCTACTAAACTTTCTATACATAAAATTTACTAAGCAACCAAAGTCACAAATATTAGATTAGATATGAAGCAAGTATACGACGTGCTTTTGCAACCTCATCAATTGGACCAAGCATTTCAAAAGCGTCTAGCAAACGCTGACGTGCTTCCTCTTGAGTTTGTTCGTCACCATGTAGAACAATGCTCAGCAATGTATCCAGTGAATCTTGAACCTGTCCCATTACAAGCATTGCGTCAGCTCCAGCAAACTTAGCTTCAAAATCGTCAGCAGCAGCATTCTTAGCTTTCTCAATTGCTACCTCAAAATCCATATTCTCATCTAAGCGTTCACGCAAACGCAAATCAGCTAGCCCAACTTTAGCCATCTGATCTTTTGGATCTTTACGCAAAGCTAATTCCCAAGCAGCACGAGCCGTAGCATAGTCACCTTGTTCAAAAGCTTCCATTGCCTTACGATGTTCCTCAGGAGTTTCAACCTCAACTGCTGGCAAATATTCAGCAGTACCAACAACACCGTTTTCCAAGCAAGCAGCAAGAACTTTATCTACAACTTCTCTAAGTCCATCTTCTTCCATTTGTCCAGTAAACAATGGCGCCATTCCACCATTTATTAATGCAGTTACGAAAGGAACAGTTTCAACGTTGAAAATCTTTTGAGTCAATGGATTTTCATCAATATTTACTTTCAAAAGCTGGAAACGACCATTGTATTCAGCTGCAATCTTGTCAAACACTTCCACAAATTCTTTAGACTGTTCAAAGTGTGCTGACCAAACTAAAAGAATAATAGGGTATTTAGTGGACTGATTTACTGCAACTTCAAGCATAGTATCATCAATATCTAAGCTAACTGGAACTTGTGGGTTAGCATCAATACCAAAAGCACTGCCCTGTGATGGGACTTTACCAGCAAATACTGGTCCAGCTTGTGTTTGTTGCGTGCTGGCAACTGGTGTCTGCAAATTACCTTGCTCACTATTAGCATTTTGCTCAACAGGGTCTTTTTCATTCACTAATTTTGATAAATCAAAAGCACCTCTAAAGTTTGCTTCCACTTTTCCCCCAATACTTGATATTTATTCTCAGGTTTATTTAGTTATTTTTTAGTAGCTGAAATTAGAACTCTCTCAGCTCCAACAGGTCTAATTTTATTATCTTTAGCAGTTTTTTCTGGAACAATAAAAGCAATACTGACATTGTATGTTGCAACAATATCAGAATCAATTTTGTTATTGTCTCCTAATAGCACTTGTAAAGCACCACTAACTTTGCCCTCTTTGTTATGATTGCCTCTCAAAAATTTAACGTCATATTTAAACGATGTGACTACTAATGCTGATCCATCATTTAGCTTAAATGACACGATTTTATCAGGATTTGAGTATATTTTAGTATCAACATCTGCAATATCACGTAAAGACTCTGATAATTTACTTTTTTCTTCCCAGAATTTAGCAGAAAAAGTATCTTCAGCAAAATATTTATTTAAATCTTTATTACCATTTAAATACTCGCTATATTTCCCTAAAACATTTTCAGGCTTTTCCACTAAATTACTGGCTTTAGGCTTGTATAACTCAATTCCTTCTGAAACAGTTTTACTAGAAGTTATAGAAGTTTTAGGAAATAGCCTAACCCAATTGGATATTTTATAGTTATCCCTTACGTTACCTTGTTCAAATACAATCAGATAAGGAGCTGAATCTCCAACAGTTTGGGAAATAAGCATCATATATCTTGGCCAAGATTCTTCTTTAGTTACAGTTTCTACTGCTGTTTTAAAACTTAAAGCGTCAAGCTTCTTATCTTGATAGCCTTTTTGGGCTAGCTCATACTGTGCAGTCCTCATCCTTAGAGCAACGCCACGCATACGTTTTTTCAACTCTTGAACATTTAAATTCTTATCAGCTTCACCAAGTAAAAACTTTGTATCTTCAATCAATTTATTGAATCTAGCAGGATCAAGGTTAGATATTGCTTTATTATCATTAGAATCTTGTATTTCAGCTGTACATCCAACTCCTGAGTATAAAACAAAACAAGCCGATAAAGCACCAACTATTTTCATAAATTTCTTGTTCATAACTACTTTCTACCCTTCTCTTGCTCACGTAGTTGCCTACGTGACGGGTAACGCTTCTTAGGCAATTCTTCTTGTTGTGTTTCATCAATCGTATTTACAGAAGATTTTTGTTCAATTTTATTAGCATATGCTTGTATCTCAGATACTTTCAAAGTATCTACTTGTGTTACAGCTTTATTAAACTCAATTCTTTGTTTAACAGGAATAATCAAGAAAGCTTTTATAAAATTCTTAATTTCTTTATGGAATAATGCTATTGCAGTTGCTAAGAAAATGAGTATAGCCAATATACTTGTATGTAATAAATATGGAGAATAAGGAGCAACTTTCCACTCAAGGTCTACACTTGGCGCTACCTCTTTGCCATCTGTCATAGCTATTAACGAATAATTACCAGAATTTTTTTTACTCCAATTAACAGAAGCAGTACCTTTACCTTTAGAATAAACTTCCCACATATCAGATTCTAAATCTATTTTAGATTTAGGTTTACCTTTAATATTGTGTAACACATATCCTAAAGTATTGGTATCAATGAATCTATCTATTTCAGCATAATATGTATTGCCGTATTTCGCATACTCTTCCACATCTTTTGAAGGCCCTATTGCAAGCTGAACTTCAGAATTAGTTTTCTTACTATATGCACTAATCTTTACATCGTTACTTATAGCATTCAAAACATTTGTTTTCGATATTACTATTGGAGCAGAAGAAGGTGATGAAAGAGTTGACTTGTAAACAGTAGTAGTATTGAAGAAACCAATATATCCTACCAGTAATAAAAGACATACAGTCACAATGCTTAACAGGATTACTCTAAAAGTTGTTCCACGATTTTTAAGCACTATATCCACCTTACTTATTTAAAATACCTCAATACATTCTACTTCATATAACGTAAATCATAAAATTACATTCAAATATAAAAGCAAATAATACTAAAAGTATAAATATTTTATATAAATTGAAATTTACTTGAATATTCTTCATACGTTATCATATAGATGTATATGTGTTAGAACTGAGACGGAAAGTAAATATGTCTACACCAAAAGAAGATCCAACTGAAAATACTTCTAATAAAAAAACTTCTGGAAAGGGACGTCCAACTCCTAAACGTCGTGATGCAGAAAAAGAAAAAATTCGTCCTTTAGTTCCTCCAGATCGTAAAGAAGCAAAACGACAGGAACGCAAACAACGTAATCTTTTCTATGAGAAACAACGTCAAGCACTACTAACTGGTGACGAAAGATATCTACCACTCAGGGACAAAGGACCAGTACGCAGATGGGTTCGTGACTGGGTTGATGCACGTTTCTCCTGGTGTGAATTTATGTTCCCAATCATCATTGTCTTATTATTTGCTTCTTTGTTCTTCCAATCAGATCAAAGAAAAATGTTATTTATTTTAATTTCTTTATACACAGTATTTATCACTTCTTTCATAGATGCAATAATTGCAACTATATATCTAAAACGTAAACTAAATAAGCGTTTTACCAGAAGTGAGATTCCTCCGCGTATAGGTTTTTATGCTTTTATGAGAATGCTTGTGCTACCAGTTATGCGTTCTCCTAAACCTTTAAGAAAACACGGAGATTGGCCTTCATAAATACTTTATAGGTGGGTTTCAACTTTTTAGATAAGTTACCCACCTATTCTAATAGTCATATACATTTAAGACTGATATAGGAAAAACGTTGGAAAATAAAAACATTACTTGGGAAAAAGTAGATAAAAACTATGCTGACGTAATATATGAAACATACAATGGCATAGCTAAAATAACTATCAATCGCCCAGAAGTTAGAAATGCTTTCCGCCCACAAACAGTATTTGAATTAATAGATGCTTTCAGTCTAGCCAGAGATGACGAAAAAATAGGCGTAATAATTCTCACAGGAGCTAATCACGGTAAAGACGTTACAAAAGAAGCATTTTGCTCAGGTGGAGATCAAAAAATACGTGGTAATGGAGGTTATATCGGAAATGATTCAATCCCTAGACTCAATGTATTAGACTTACAAAGACTTATTCGCATAATACCTAAACCAGTAATAGCAATGGTAAATGGATATGCAATAGGCGGAGGCCATGTGTTACACATGGTTTGTGACCTTAGTATAGCTTCTGAAAACGCGATTTTTGGGCAAACAGGACCTAAAGTTGGCTCATTCGATGGTGGGTATGGAGCTGGCTATATGGCACGGCTAGTAGGACACAAAAAAGCTAAAGAAATTTGGTTCCTATGTAGGCAATATAGTGCTGAGCAAGCTCTGGAGATGGGGTTAGTCAACACTGTTGTACCGTTTGAGCTTCTAGAAGCTGAAACGCTGAAATGGGCTGAGGAAATCATGCAACACTCACCTATGGCTTTGCGTTTTCTCAAAGCAGCATTTAACGCTGATACTGATGGTTTAGCTGGAATTCAGCAACTAGCTGGTGATGCTACGCTGCTATATTACACAACTGATGAAGCCAAAGAAGGTCGTGACGCTTTTAAAGAAAAGCGTAAGCCGGATTTCTCTCAATTTCCAAAGTTTCCGTAACTATTTATTCCTCAATTTGTTCTACAATATAGAAAAGTTTCATTATGGATTGGCTATTGGATAATGTAGAAAAATACCCCGATAAAATTTTCATCAATGATATAACTTATGCACAAGCTTATAAACTAGTACTCGAATATGCACACAACATTTCTTCTAGAATAAAAGAGTTTACTAGGGTTGCTATTTGCCCTAAAAATAACGAAAAAACAATACTATTACTTTTGTCATTATTGTCGCTAAGAAAAGAAATCGTATTAATTAACTCTCATCTAACACATGAGGAAAAGATAATTCAATGTAAAAACACTGAAACAAAAATATTAATTACAGATTGTACCTCTTTTTCATCTTCTCAAGGTATTACTTTTTATACTATTGATAAAATACTAGAAAAAGACAGTAAATCAGAAGAAAATCCTCCTCAAATACTTTTTACCACTTCCCCAGAACAAACTGCTTTCATAATAAATACAAGTGGAACAACTGGAAAATCAAAAACTATAAAAATAATGTGGAAACATATAATAAGCCATGTTTATATGTCTAAGAAAAAACTAGGGGTAACTCAAAATGATGTTTGGCTCATAGTTCTACCTATTTTCCACGTAGGTGGATTGATGATAATTTTCAGGTCACTTTACAACGGCACATCTATAAAAACCCTTGAAAAATTTGATTGCAATACAGTGCTGAACTTAATAAGAAAAGAAGAAGTCAATATGATTTCTTTAGTTCCAACAATGCTAAATAAAATCATAGATAAAATAACTACTCACAATTTGAGACTAATCTTATTGGGCGGAGAAAGCACTCCTTTGAACCTAATAAATAAAATTATTGATAAGAAAATACCTGTATACAAAACCTATGGAATGACAGAAACTCTAAGCCAAATAGCCACTTTTAACTTACTTGAGTATCCCAATAAAAAATTAGCTTCAGGACTACCTCTAGAAAATGTAAAAATCAAAATAGTAGATAAAGATAAAAATAACGTAGGGAAAATATATGTATCTTCTCCTACTAATACTAATACTTCAAACGACTACTTCAATACAAACGACTACGGCTATTTAGATAAAGAAGGATTCTTATATGTTATAAGTCGCAGAAATGATTTAATAATTTCTGGTGGCGAGAATATATATCCTAAAGAGATAGAAAACGTCTTATATGAGCTAAATACCGTTGAAGAATGCATAGTTTTACCGATAGAAAACTCATACTATGGACAGCGCCCTATTCTGCACATAGTTACTAGTGAATCTGAAGAGAATATACGCAAATTTTTGTTAAATAAAATAGCCAAATATAAAGTCCCAGACCATATTATTTTTCACGCTAAACTCCCAAGAAATATATTAGGGAAAATCGATGTAAAAGCACTTATGAAAATACATATAAATCTATATAATGAGTAGCACTATATTATAAATATCTAGCAGATATTGAGGATAAAATGACTTTACTGGAAAGTTTTAACATACAGTTTGATATGAAAGAAGATGGATCTTTTACAGCCACAATGCCAATACATGAATTTTACACACAACATCAAGGATACGTAGCCGGTGGTGTTTACCTTATTTTAGCTGAAACTGCTGGGGGCTACGCTTCAAACCTTATGGGGGAAAAAGCTGAAGAAAAGTATGTAGCTGTAGGACAAAATATAAATGCTCACCATGTTCGTCCAAAAAAATCTGATGGTGGTTTTATAACTGCTAGTGGCACACTACTACACAAAGGTAAGTCAACTCATCTTTGGGATATAAAAATAACCGATGAAAACGACAAGCTAATTTCTACAGTATCTGTGCAAAACTTTATAATACAACTTGGAAAATAACACAATACTTACAGTAATGAGCATTCGGATAAGCTAAGCATTTTTTACAAACCGGATGCTCATTATTTTATACCAACTTACATTTTTAGCAACTCACAAGCTTTTTCTTATCAGAATATACACCCAAAGTTACAAGTAATATGCTAAATAATGCTACAAAACTTGTAATTATAAATATTGATTTCAGCTGATAGAAACCAAATAGTCCATTAGGTAACAAATTATTTATCCATATATACACACTGTCACCAAAATATATTCCTAGGGCGAAAAATAGTTGAGAAATACCCATACTTATATTTCTGTACTCTTTATCAAAATCTTGCATAGCGTAAGAAACAATCAAATTATATAACCCACCAAATGCAAAACCGTTCAAAGCATAGGTTACAAAAATAACATTGGGGTTTGACGCAAACAAAGCAATAATATAGAAAATTATAGATATCACAAAGTAAGTAATAAGCGTGTTTTTCATACCCAAATACTTAGCGAAATAAATACCTGCAGCTACTCCACCAATAATCTGAGCGGCAACAAAGACAGTATCTAAATATGCGAGCATAAAAGGTGACATTCCGTAAACCAGCTTGCCCATTTGCACCATATTAGCTCCACTAGTTGCAAAACGGGTAAACGAAATGAGAACTGCTAGGAAACTTACCACTAAAAAGCTCTTGTTTGACAACACTAGTTTAACTTTTGTAAAACTAAATTTTGTTTGAACTTGTGTATTTTCACGTATAAAGAACGAAAGAACGAATGTGGCTAGTGCGAATATAGCTGATACACACCATAAAGCAGCAAAGTTATTAGGTACTGATGAAGTAAAGAAATACTGAATTGGAGCAGAAATAAATTCTGACATTAATGGAGCTACAGTTAAAATGGAAGTGGAAACTACAGCTTGTTCTTTATCGAAAGTATCAGCAAAAATAACGTTAAACATCGCTAACATCGACGCAGTAATACCTATTGTAAGCGAAGAGTAATACATCGTTGAGTAGCTTGGGAATAAGAACACAAATAGGGCTGCTACACCAGAGATAATCAGCGACAGCTGAATGAATATTTTACGTTTCCTAAATATGTCACTAGTTACAAACATAGGTAGCCGTATGATTGTACTCATGAGCCCATATGCCGCAGCAATTTGGGCAGCCTGTACTAAGCTTAAGCCTAAGCCACCTTCAGCTATCGAAGTCACAGCAAATAACTTGCGGTATGAACGTATGATTGTAATGCTCGTCCAAAAACATAACAGTACTACAAAAATTGTAATCTGATTTTTATTTAGCTTAAATTTTTTAGTTAGAAATGCAACTAATAGCACAGAAGCAATAAGTAAGATAAGCGGTATCCATAGTTTTACTGAAAACATAAAATCTCGCGTTCTTTTCTGGAATTATTACACCAAAATGAATTATATTTACAAAACCTGAATTGGTAAAGTAAATATAACGAAGCAACACACTTATTTATAATTTGTAAATATATAACCATTAGTCTGGTTATGACGGAACATATTTTATCCCGTCGTAGCCCCTATTGCTTACCTTTTATGCTAGTTCAGCCATTATTTCTTTCACAATTTCAGCTGTTTGAGTAGGAGTTTTACCAACTCTAACTCCACAGCGATTCAAGGCATCAGCTTTACTTTGTGCTGTACCTGAAGAACCAGAAATGATAGCCCCAGCGTGTCCCATAGTTTTACCTTCAGGAGCTGTAAAGCCTGCAATATAAGCAACTACTGGCTTAGTAACGTGTTCTTTCACGTATTCTGCTACGCGTTCTTCAGCATCTCCCCCAATTTCACCAATCATAACGATTAGCTTGGTGTCAGGGTCTTTTTCAAAGCCCTCTATAACGTCTATATGTGAAGTACCATTGACTGGATCGCCCCCAATACCTACACAAGTTGTAAAACCAAAGTCTGATAGCTCATTCATTAGCTGATATGTCAATGTGCCAGATTTTGATACAAGTCCTAGACAGCCTTCACCTGTTATATCAGCTGGTGTAATACCAACATTTGATTTACCTGGTGAAATAATTCCTGGGCAGTTTGGACCAATAATACGGACGCCTTTTTCTTTAGCTAATGCACAGAATTCAATAGAATCATGCACAGGCACACCCTCTGTAATCACAACTATAAGTTCAACACCAGCTTCAATAGCTTCAATTACTGCTGATTTAGTATACAAAGGAGGAACAAAAACTACACTAACATTAGCGTTAGTTTCCTCTTTAGCTTCTAAAACAGTGCCGAAAACTTTCACTTGAACTTTTTCTTGTGAACCTACTTCACTCTTTTGAAAGTCAACTACGCTACCAGCTTTTCTAGGATTTACTCCAGCTACAATATTTGTACCACTGTAAACCATTTTTTGAGTATGTTCGTATCCTTGTTTACCTGTAATTCCTTGAACTATTACTCGTGATTTCTCGTTCAAAAAAACAGTCATTACTTTTTACTCCCCACTAGTTCACAAGCTTTATATGCGGCTTCGTCCATTGTTTCAACAACAATGATGCTAGGATGAGCATATTCACGTAGAATGTCTAGCCCGCGTGTAACAGCATTACCATCTAGGCGAATAACAATTGGCTTAATTTTATTTTCATCTATAGTTCCCAAAGCTTTTACAATGCCTTCAGCAACTTTGTCGCAGGCAGTAATCCCACCAAATACGTTTATAAAAACTGATTGTACTTGTTCATCGCTAAGCACTAGGTTCAAACTGTTACTCATAGTTTGGCTACTAGCACCACCACCGATGTCTAGGAAATTAGCAGGTTTTATTCCACCAAATTTTTCACCCTGACCTTGCACTACGTCCAAAGTTGACATGACAAGCCCAGCGCCGTTACCAATAATTCCTACTTCTCCTTGTAAATGCACGTAGTTTAGTCCTAGTTTTTTTGCTTCGAGTTCTTTAGGATCTTCTGCTTTAATATGCACATATTTTTCATGTTCACTGTGTCGAATACCAGCGTTATCATCTAAGGTAACTTTAGCATCTAAAGCCAAAATATCGTTTTCATCAGTCAGCACTAAAGGATTTACTTCAACTAAAGTAGCATCTTCTTTTACGTAGCATTCATGCAGTTTTTCAAGTGTCTGAGTAATTTTTTCTATGATTTTTTTGTCATCTAAGATTTTTTTAGGGAACGCTTTTTCAACTAGCGTCGGTATTTGCTTATCAAAGTCTTTAGTAAAATGGTGTTTTATAATTTTATCAGGATCTGTTTTAGCAAGAGTTTCAATGTCAACGCCACCTTCAGCACTAATAATAGCTATATGTTGACCAGCAGAACGGTCAACCATCATGGAAAAATAATACTCCTGTTTAATATCTGCAGCTGGGGTAACCATAACTTGTTCTACAAGGTGGTCTTTTATTTTCATTCCTAGTATTTCAGCTGAAAGCTCTTTGGCTTCTTGCGGGGTTTTAGCTAGTTTTACGCCTCCAGCTTTGCCCCTTCCTCCTGTTTTTACTTGGGCTTTTACTACTACTAGACAGTCGTATTTTGCACTAGCATTATATACTTCTTCAGGATTCTTACAGATAATAGATGGCAAGGTATTTATACCATGTTTGAGAAAAAGCTCTTTGGCTTCATATTCGTATAGATCCATATTATTCCTCAATCTTAGTTAAGGGTTTGAAACGTAAAAGTAATTTTTTGACACTACCATTTTTAAATTTGACAGTGACCGTCGAATTGACTTTTTGTTCTTCAAAGCCTGTAATTATCCCGTCTCCAAAAGTTTTATGACGTACTTTGTCACCTATCTCGAAGTCGTACTCTTGAATTTTAACAGTTTTATTTTCATTCCCAAAGGAATTAACGTCATTTTTATCTGGAACTGTTACGTTTTTCTTTACCCCTATTTTCCCAATAAAACCTTTATTGCTTTTTTCTCCAATTTTATAGGTTGTGTAGTCTTCTAAAGTAAGTGTATTTTTCCACTCATATTTATCTTTATAGTCACTATCGTAGTTATCTTTCCATCTTGCTTGTCTTTGAGAGTTAGAAAAAATACCGTACCCGTTTTCTTCATCGTGTCTATATGTTCGTTCGTCTTTTAGTACATAAGTATTTTCAGGTATGTCTTCAAGGAAGCGTGAAGGCTGGTTGTGTTTATAGGTATTCCATATATTTCGTCTATTTGCTCTAGTTAAAAATAGTTTTTCTCTCGCTCTTGTAATCGCAACATAAGCTAAACGACGTTCTTCTTCAATTCCATCTTCTTCATCAAAGGAAAGCTGATGAGGAAATATTTCTTCTTCCATTCCAGTTATGAATACAACAGGAAATTCTAGTCCTTTAGAAGTGTGAACGGTCATCAATGTGACTTCACCCGTGTTTTCTTGTGAAACATTATCTAAATCAGTCATCAAAGAAACATTTTCTAAGAAATCTGTTAGATGTGCTTGAGGATACTCTTTAATAAATTCCTCTATAATACTTTGAAACTGAGTTAAGTTTTCCACTCGTGCTTGATCTTGTACATC encodes:
- the trpS gene encoding tryptophan--tRNA ligase, with the protein product MENTELTEKNDEASLLATIERSNQIEKEIEKNPKQFRVLTGDRPTGNLHLGHYFGTLKNRVEIQNKGVDTWLVIADYQVITDRDGVGPLRDRVLSLCADYIACGIDPSKSTIFTHSAIPALNQLMLPFLSLVTESELHRNPTVKSELEATNGRAMSGLMLTYPVHQTADILFCKANLVPVGKDQLPHLEQARVIASRFDKRYGRVGDKPIFRNPHALLSKASSILGLDGQKMSKSRGNTIELGMDEDTTVKRLKKAVTDSERFITYDPLNRPEVSNLLLMAALASNTTPEKIAEEIADGGAGKLKAVTTEALLEMLKPIRERRAEIIADETYLLNVIREGNEKANEVANETLREVKQAMNMIY
- a CDS encoding DMT family transporter → MKPKPLYLKKSPFEPLIADLQLLMGSLLLSLGVVFIKLAEMQPATISFLRCFIALPFLLLLSAYEFWKARKHPKLEKTTVFWAFISGIVIGVQYVVYAVCVDYTGAGISSVLANCQIFFFPIFALLIDKESIPKSFWILSPLMIFGLVASTGLLGGKVDGITDPVLGFTTGILSGITYAGYLFLNRRCTRQNPHYVITYNTIATTGAGITSLIAAPFMKDFTTNITVENWIWTILLALTAQVLAWIFIAQGSHRVSPNKASSLLMTQPIIAIGLGILFLSETLNLVQTIGCIVVLVSVWIVNRTRTQYKKTNT
- the menE gene encoding o-succinylbenzoate--CoA ligase translates to MDWLLDNVEKYPDKIFINDITYAQAYKLVLEYAHNISSRIKEFTRVAICPKNNEKTILLLLSLLSLRKEIVLINSHLTHEEKIIQCKNTETKILITDCTSFSSSQGITFYTIDKILEKDSKSEENPPQILFTTSPEQTAFIINTSGTTGKSKTIKIMWKHIISHVYMSKKKLGVTQNDVWLIVLPIFHVGGLMIIFRSLYNGTSIKTLEKFDCNTVLNLIRKEEVNMISLVPTMLNKIIDKITTHNLRLILLGGESTPLNLINKIIDKKIPVYKTYGMTETLSQIATFNLLEYPNKKLASGLPLENVKIKIVDKDKNNVGKIYVSSPTNTNTSNDYFNTNDYGYLDKEGFLYVISRRNDLIISGGENIYPKEIENVLYELNTVEECIVLPIENSYYGQRPILHIVTSESEENIRKFLLNKIAKYKVPDHIIFHAKLPRNILGKIDVKALMKIHINLYNE
- the menB gene encoding 1,4-dihydroxy-2-naphthoyl-CoA synthase, which produces MENKNITWEKVDKNYADVIYETYNGIAKITINRPEVRNAFRPQTVFELIDAFSLARDDEKIGVIILTGANHGKDVTKEAFCSGGDQKIRGNGGYIGNDSIPRLNVLDLQRLIRIIPKPVIAMVNGYAIGGGHVLHMVCDLSIASENAIFGQTGPKVGSFDGGYGAGYMARLVGHKKAKEIWFLCRQYSAEQALEMGLVNTVVPFELLEAETLKWAEEIMQHSPMALRFLKAAFNADTDGLAGIQQLAGDATLLYYTTDEAKEGRDAFKEKRKPDFSQFPKFP
- a CDS encoding tetratricopeptide repeat protein, producing the protein MEANFRGAFDLSKLVNEKDPVEQNANSEQGNLQTPVASTQQTQAGPVFAGKVPSQGSAFGIDANPQVPVSLDIDDTMLEVAVNQSTKYPIILLVWSAHFEQSKEFVEVFDKIAAEYNGRFQLLKVNIDENPLTQKIFNVETVPFVTALINGGMAPLFTGQMEEDGLREVVDKVLAACLENGVVGTAEYLPAVEVETPEEHRKAMEAFEQGDYATARAAWELALRKDPKDQMAKVGLADLRLRERLDENMDFEVAIEKAKNAAADDFEAKFAGADAMLVMGQVQDSLDTLLSIVLHGDEQTQEEARQRLLDAFEMLGPIDEVAKARRILASYLI
- a CDS encoding DUF3043 domain-containing protein — translated: MSTPKEDPTENTSNKKTSGKGRPTPKRRDAEKEKIRPLVPPDRKEAKRQERKQRNLFYEKQRQALLTGDERYLPLRDKGPVRRWVRDWVDARFSWCEFMFPIIIVLLFASLFFQSDQRKMLFILISLYTVFITSFIDAIIATIYLKRKLNKRFTRSEIPPRIGFYAFMRMLVLPVMRSPKPLRKHGDWPS